In Herbaspirillum sp. WKF16, one genomic interval encodes:
- a CDS encoding oligosaccharide flippase family protein encodes MTEFRKNLITLVSGAGLVQAIPLLLTPVLTRFYAPSDFGLLATFTAFVSVLGVVVCGRYELTVMHAKNKVELSNLLTLSALVTLIGSVLIGCVTFAGADHIARFLGKSTLEPWVKWSALPIFATGIMQIYAIYFAREKKYPSLVRGRVLQSVATGLIGVVIGLGHYGFVGLLAGYVLGLVAAGIYFFRTLRWTMQGVSRLRLRVLLVRYRQYPLFSAPAALLDTATQSVVVFMLSRFYSSDTLGYYSQSHRLLIIPLALIGASVAQAFFQHASEQRRQKQPLLTLLNQTSLKLLIYSIPCFVLFVLLAPFMFELVLGKGWSTAGEYGRVVAVAYLVRLAVSPVSSVFLVVERVRVGALWQLIYFCCSFTVLTLVAWLRVPVKTFLIVYAVHEVILYGLYFAFARYVCKADDMKRLA; translated from the coding sequence ATGACTGAATTTAGAAAAAATCTGATTACTCTCGTGAGCGGCGCAGGATTGGTGCAGGCTATTCCCCTGTTGCTGACGCCTGTGCTGACGCGCTTCTACGCGCCATCGGATTTCGGCCTGCTGGCGACATTTACGGCCTTTGTGTCGGTATTGGGTGTCGTGGTCTGCGGCCGCTACGAATTGACGGTCATGCATGCAAAAAACAAGGTGGAACTGTCCAACCTGTTGACGCTGTCGGCGCTTGTCACGCTCATTGGCAGCGTCCTGATTGGATGCGTCACTTTTGCGGGAGCCGATCACATTGCGCGTTTCCTTGGCAAGTCCACTCTGGAGCCCTGGGTGAAATGGTCTGCGTTGCCCATTTTTGCGACGGGCATCATGCAGATATACGCGATCTATTTTGCCCGGGAGAAGAAATATCCAAGCCTGGTGCGCGGCCGCGTACTGCAAAGTGTTGCCACGGGCTTGATTGGCGTGGTGATCGGGCTGGGGCACTATGGTTTCGTCGGCTTGCTCGCAGGCTATGTGTTGGGTCTGGTGGCCGCAGGCATTTATTTCTTCAGGACGCTCCGGTGGACGATGCAGGGCGTCTCCAGGCTGAGGTTGCGCGTCTTGCTGGTTCGTTATCGGCAATATCCCCTGTTTTCCGCGCCGGCGGCGTTGCTTGATACTGCGACACAAAGCGTGGTGGTCTTCATGCTCTCGCGTTTCTATTCCAGCGACACGCTAGGTTATTACTCCCAGTCGCATCGTTTGCTGATCATTCCCCTGGCGTTGATCGGGGCATCGGTGGCACAGGCATTTTTCCAGCATGCATCCGAGCAACGGCGGCAGAAGCAGCCGCTATTGACGTTGCTGAACCAAACCAGCCTCAAGTTGCTGATTTACTCCATTCCCTGTTTTGTGCTGTTCGTGCTCCTGGCGCCGTTCATGTTCGAACTCGTGCTCGGCAAAGGCTGGTCGACAGCGGGTGAATATGGCCGTGTGGTGGCGGTGGCATACCTGGTCCGCCTGGCAGTGTCACCTGTGTCATCGGTATTCCTGGTTGTGGAGCGAGTGCGTGTGGGGGCGCTGTGGCAGCTCATTTATTTCTGTTGCAGTTTCACGGTGCTGACGCTTGTTGCGTGGCTACGTGTCCCTGTTAAGACTTTCTTGATTGTGTACGCGGTGCACGAGGTTATTTTGTACGGCCTGTATTTCGCTTTCGCAAGATACGTATGCAAGGCCGACGACATGAAGAGGTTGGCGTAG
- a CDS encoding glycosyltransferase family protein, which produces MLIRPFLAAVRDLVLLLALPVMLPIAFVLSKRQKADRLVWGHTPIINNKYWSAAVRALGYQSLTLMSGYYGGINDRKDFDLYFEDIFPLVKPQLLRKAIMPWLVLCFLARNAAVLHISFDGGAFSRTRLWRLEAIFYRMLGIRTIIMPYGADFYVYSKVFDPCIRHGLLLSYPEAARREKAIDTRVGYWVRHADIILAGYTLEGLSRWDVPIGNMLCIDLQQWVCKASYSDSDGRNRAVRVLHNPNHVGVKGTEFINEAVAALQRDGLQVELVTLSGVQNSRIRTTMQEVDIHADQLILPGYGMAAIEAMASGLPVIANLSDHRYTSIFRRFSYLNECPVVSATPETIEQVLRALVSSPALRKELGLANRAYVQKYHSYEASQYLFGAVYDRILKGNKDVELMSLFHPIKSAYVKRSPKVEHPLVNNNIPSRSEAA; this is translated from the coding sequence ATGCTCATTCGTCCTTTTCTCGCCGCCGTGCGGGATCTTGTATTGTTGCTTGCCTTGCCGGTAATGTTACCGATCGCGTTTGTCTTGTCAAAGCGACAAAAAGCAGATCGGCTCGTATGGGGGCATACCCCCATCATCAACAACAAATATTGGTCTGCAGCAGTTCGGGCGCTGGGCTACCAGTCTCTGACGCTGATGTCCGGCTACTACGGCGGCATCAACGACAGGAAGGATTTTGATCTCTACTTCGAGGACATCTTTCCTTTGGTAAAGCCGCAATTGCTGCGCAAGGCGATTATGCCGTGGTTGGTACTGTGTTTCCTTGCCCGAAATGCCGCCGTGCTGCATATTTCCTTCGACGGCGGCGCGTTTAGTCGTACCCGGCTGTGGCGGCTGGAAGCGATCTTTTATCGGATGCTCGGGATCAGAACGATCATCATGCCTTATGGTGCCGATTTCTATGTCTATTCCAAGGTATTTGACCCATGCATCCGTCATGGCCTGTTGCTATCCTATCCAGAGGCCGCGCGTCGCGAAAAGGCGATCGACACCCGTGTAGGATACTGGGTGCGTCATGCCGACATCATTCTGGCAGGCTACACCCTGGAAGGCTTGTCGCGATGGGACGTGCCGATTGGAAACATGCTTTGCATTGATCTGCAGCAATGGGTGTGCAAGGCTTCTTATTCTGATTCAGATGGGCGCAATCGTGCTGTCAGAGTATTGCATAATCCAAATCATGTCGGCGTCAAGGGAACCGAGTTCATCAATGAGGCTGTGGCGGCTTTACAGCGGGATGGGTTGCAGGTGGAGCTGGTGACGTTGTCAGGGGTTCAGAACAGCAGAATCAGGACGACGATGCAGGAGGTAGACATCCATGCGGATCAATTAATTCTGCCTGGCTATGGTATGGCGGCCATCGAAGCCATGGCATCCGGATTGCCTGTCATCGCAAATCTTTCCGATCATCGTTATACAAGCATCTTCCGCCGCTTCTCCTATTTGAATGAATGCCCCGTGGTGTCGGCCACGCCGGAAACAATTGAGCAAGTGCTGCGTGCGCTGGTCAGCTCTCCAGCCCTGCGTAAGGAGCTCGGTTTGGCGAACAGGGCTTATGTCCAGAAATACCATTCCTATGAGGCCAGCCAATATCTCTTCGGGGCTGTTTACGACCGGATACTCAAGGGTAACAAGGATGTTGAGCTGATGTCGCTGTTCCATCCCATCAAGTCCGCGTATGTGAAGCGCTCCCCGAAAGTGGAGCATCCACTGGTCAACAACAATATTCCTTCCCGCTCCGAGGCAGCATGA
- a CDS encoding NAD-dependent epimerase/dehydratase family protein — MKKLLLTGASGLIGSHFIKKLAGTCEVHAISRSPQPPEAGVTWHLMDLRRELDCSQLPESIDTVVYLAQSEDFRDFPAKAQDVFRVNTEQMLAFLDYAQRAGAQRFIYASSGGVYGTGSDGFSEDFAIPASGNLGFYLSTKLCAEILAENYRPYMHIISLRFFFVYGAGQKRSMLVPRLVDNVRNGVAIKLQGADGIMINPTHVSDAVMALQAALSLEGFHKINVAGPEVLTLKGIAKIIGDRLGVAPVFEHDMQVTPANLIGDIENMKKHLNTPSRHFAAGLDDIL, encoded by the coding sequence GTGAAGAAATTATTGCTTACAGGTGCGAGCGGCCTGATCGGCTCCCATTTCATCAAGAAACTTGCCGGTACCTGCGAAGTACATGCAATTTCACGTTCGCCGCAACCGCCTGAGGCAGGGGTGACCTGGCATCTCATGGATTTGCGGCGCGAGCTGGATTGCAGCCAACTGCCGGAAAGTATCGATACGGTGGTCTATTTGGCGCAATCCGAGGACTTCCGGGATTTCCCGGCGAAGGCTCAAGATGTCTTCCGGGTCAACACGGAGCAGATGCTCGCCTTTCTTGATTACGCGCAACGTGCGGGTGCGCAGCGTTTCATCTATGCCTCGAGCGGAGGCGTGTACGGTACCGGGAGTGATGGTTTCTCCGAGGACTTCGCCATCCCCGCCTCCGGAAACCTTGGTTTTTATCTTTCAACGAAACTGTGCGCCGAAATTCTTGCGGAGAACTATCGGCCTTACATGCACATCATTTCTTTGCGGTTCTTCTTTGTGTATGGCGCAGGTCAAAAGCGCAGCATGCTGGTGCCGCGACTTGTCGATAACGTACGCAATGGTGTTGCCATCAAATTGCAAGGTGCGGATGGCATCATGATCAATCCCACGCATGTTTCCGATGCGGTCATGGCGCTGCAAGCTGCACTATCGCTGGAAGGCTTCCACAAGATCAATGTGGCTGGGCCTGAAGTGTTGACGTTGAAGGGGATTGCGAAGATCATTGGCGACCGATTGGGGGTCGCCCCCGTATTTGAGCATGACATGCAAGTTACGCCCGCGAATTTGATAGGTGACATAGAAAATATGAAAAAACACCTCAATACGCCTTCGCGCCATTTCGCAGCAGGCTTGGACGATATCCTTTAA
- a CDS encoding class I SAM-dependent methyltransferase, whose translation MSEKNNTRQSFQDKWEKNTELAFDQTADEGSDIFNWIVTRNGLVDGAGLSAFLNGKKRILDAGCGNGRVTAMLRRYSDPQKTEVVGIDLVAAQIAKANLAGAVNVAFHDKDLLGDLSDIGTFDFIYCQEVLHHTSDPRGAFGNLVGILSDDGEIAIYVYKQKAPVREFVDDFVRDRIAALSYEDAYKACEQITELGKVLSDLKVTVNVPGVDVLGIEAGEYDLQRFIYHFFMKCFWNNEFSKNDNVVINYDWYHPQLCSRHTMEEVLEWFSANQLSVVHAHEDHYGITVRGVRAPR comes from the coding sequence ATGAGCGAGAAAAACAATACGCGCCAGAGTTTCCAGGACAAGTGGGAAAAGAATACTGAGCTGGCTTTTGACCAAACAGCTGATGAAGGATCCGATATCTTCAATTGGATCGTCACGCGCAACGGACTGGTTGATGGCGCAGGACTGAGCGCGTTCTTGAACGGGAAAAAAAGGATTCTGGACGCGGGCTGCGGCAACGGCCGCGTCACTGCGATGCTGCGACGATACTCGGATCCGCAAAAAACAGAGGTGGTCGGGATCGATTTGGTGGCTGCGCAGATCGCCAAAGCCAATCTGGCAGGGGCCGTGAATGTGGCTTTCCACGACAAGGATCTCCTGGGAGATTTGTCCGACATCGGAACCTTTGATTTCATCTATTGCCAGGAGGTCTTGCATCACACCAGCGATCCGCGTGGCGCCTTTGGCAATCTTGTCGGTATTTTGTCGGATGATGGCGAAATTGCCATCTATGTCTATAAGCAAAAGGCCCCCGTTCGCGAGTTCGTGGACGACTTCGTGCGGGATCGTATTGCCGCCTTGTCTTATGAGGACGCCTACAAGGCTTGCGAGCAGATTACCGAATTGGGCAAGGTGCTGTCGGATCTGAAGGTTACGGTCAACGTGCCTGGGGTCGATGTGCTCGGTATTGAGGCCGGAGAATACGACCTGCAGCGATTCATCTATCACTTCTTTATGAAGTGTTTTTGGAACAATGAGTTTTCCAAGAACGACAACGTCGTGATCAACTACGATTGGTACCATCCCCAGCTCTGTTCGCGACACACGATGGAAGAGGTTCTCGAGTGGTTCAGTGCGAATCAACTATCCGTTGTCCACGCGCATGAGGATCACTATGGCATTACCGTGCGCGGCGTCAGGGCGCCGCGATGA
- the asnB gene encoding asparagine synthase (glutamine-hydrolyzing), producing the protein MCGIAAVFSRSGAAHSRIGGMTDIIRHRGPDDEGFVLFDDSGAPTALGGKDTPAAAYSSPYAYAPSAVLEATAETHAAVALGHRRLSIVDVSPAGHQPMCSSDRKLWIVYNGEVYNHIELRVELEALGERFDSHSDTEVILAAYRQWGVDCLSRFNGMFAFIVVDQLKGRVFIARDRFGVKPLYYWASPDGIAFASEIKQFTGLPSWQARMNEQRVYDFLNWGVTDHTDETLFQGVFQLKAGQALDIGIDELSRISSATNARLPVYDWYHLADKGFDGDLNQASEGFKERLTEAVRLRLRADVPVGSCLSGGLDSSSIVSLMNQLMQQAGAEGLQKTFSACSSVKRFDERDYISEVVGKTGVEAHYTFPEMSELFDICEEVTWHQDEPFGSTSIFAQWKVFQLAAETGVKVMLDGQGADEQLAGYHTFFAPYFAGLFKQGKWLTLWREIQANKRVHGYSELTSLKHLANMLLPEAMRQALRKLGGKASAHADWLNWQTMKMQPQDPFASLGGKTDSLKQFSRAQLTATNLQMLLHWEDRDSMAHSIESRVPFLDYRLVEYVLSLPDGFKLAGGVTKRVLRESMKDILPERVRMRMDKLGFVTPEEIWVRHEAPEKFRQAVEAAINASKGILNSKALALFDDIVSGARPFNFVVWRIVSFGMWVKQFNVGREK; encoded by the coding sequence ATGTGCGGAATCGCTGCAGTTTTCAGCCGTTCGGGAGCGGCGCACTCCCGGATCGGCGGTATGACGGACATCATTCGCCATCGTGGTCCGGATGACGAGGGTTTTGTGCTGTTCGACGACAGTGGCGCGCCGACGGCGCTGGGCGGAAAGGATACGCCTGCCGCCGCGTATTCGAGCCCATATGCCTACGCGCCTTCGGCAGTCTTGGAGGCGACCGCCGAGACGCATGCGGCGGTCGCGTTGGGCCACCGTCGCCTATCGATCGTCGACGTCTCGCCTGCAGGCCACCAGCCGATGTGCAGTTCGGATCGCAAGCTTTGGATCGTCTATAACGGTGAGGTCTATAACCACATTGAGCTGCGTGTGGAACTGGAAGCGCTGGGCGAGCGCTTCGATTCCCATTCCGATACGGAAGTCATCCTGGCGGCCTATCGGCAGTGGGGTGTCGATTGCCTGTCGCGCTTCAATGGCATGTTTGCCTTTATCGTGGTTGACCAGTTGAAGGGCCGGGTCTTCATCGCTCGCGATCGGTTTGGCGTCAAGCCGCTCTACTATTGGGCCTCTCCGGACGGTATCGCGTTCGCGTCGGAAATCAAGCAGTTCACCGGGCTGCCCTCGTGGCAAGCGCGCATGAATGAACAGCGCGTCTATGATTTCCTGAATTGGGGGGTCACCGACCACACAGATGAAACCTTATTCCAGGGCGTCTTCCAGCTCAAGGCCGGGCAGGCGCTCGATATTGGCATTGATGAACTGAGCCGCATCTCTTCGGCGACCAACGCCCGGCTGCCGGTCTACGATTGGTATCACTTGGCGGATAAGGGCTTTGATGGCGATCTGAACCAGGCGTCGGAGGGATTCAAGGAGCGCCTGACCGAGGCCGTGCGGTTGCGTTTGCGAGCGGATGTCCCCGTCGGTTCATGCTTGTCGGGCGGACTTGATTCCTCCTCTATCGTCTCCTTGATGAATCAGCTGATGCAGCAGGCCGGCGCCGAGGGGTTGCAGAAAACCTTCTCCGCCTGCTCTTCCGTCAAGCGTTTCGACGAGCGGGATTACATCAGCGAGGTGGTCGGTAAGACTGGCGTGGAGGCGCACTACACCTTCCCCGAGATGAGCGAGCTGTTCGACATTTGCGAAGAGGTAACCTGGCACCAGGATGAGCCGTTTGGGTCCACTAGCATTTTTGCGCAATGGAAGGTGTTTCAGCTGGCCGCGGAGACCGGGGTAAAAGTGATGCTTGACGGCCAGGGCGCCGATGAGCAACTGGCCGGATATCACACCTTCTTTGCTCCTTACTTTGCCGGCCTGTTCAAACAAGGGAAGTGGCTGACCCTGTGGCGGGAAATCCAGGCCAATAAGCGCGTTCACGGTTACTCCGAACTGACCTCGCTGAAACACCTTGCAAACATGCTCTTGCCCGAAGCCATGCGCCAGGCGCTGCGCAAGTTGGGGGGGAAGGCTTCCGCGCATGCCGATTGGCTCAATTGGCAAACGATGAAGATGCAGCCACAGGATCCGTTCGCGAGCCTGGGGGGGAAGACCGATTCGCTCAAGCAGTTTTCCCGCGCCCAACTGACTGCGACCAATCTGCAAATGCTGTTGCACTGGGAGGATCGCGATTCCATGGCGCATTCGATCGAATCCCGGGTTCCCTTCCTGGACTACCGCCTGGTCGAGTATGTGCTTTCCTTGCCCGACGGCTTCAAGTTAGCCGGAGGCGTGACCAAGCGCGTATTACGCGAATCAATGAAGGACATCTTGCCGGAACGGGTTCGTATGCGTATGGACAAGTTGGGTTTTGTTACTCCGGAAGAAATTTGGGTGCGTCATGAGGCTCCCGAGAAGTTTCGGCAGGCTGTGGAAGCGGCCATCAATGCATCGAAAGGCATTCTGAACAGTAAGGCGCTAGCGCTATTCGACGACATTGTGTCGGGTGCGCGTCCCTTCAATTTTGTCGTGTGGCGCATTGTCAGTTTTGGAATGTGGGTAAAGCAATTTAACGTCGGCAGGGAAAAATGA
- a CDS encoding oligosaccharide flippase family protein, producing the protein MIRKLGKDAAIYGGGDFLFKIIGFAVFPIYTHLFTVAEFGTIALLAASSSLVGVFINIGVNNAVQRFYWDPATPEEDRPLLVTTGFVQLVITGVAVTTLLWFGLAWQQQFIADKYAIPWSALSLALLAILPDQMLQYLLDAIRLRFSPLRFLLISFCKNILGIALGLVFVLHYEGGLTGMFLGALLASLLTVPLGLWMVREDLVWRFSARILKTLLHFGYPFVFAGIAYWVSNAMDRWMLAQLGNSVEVGLYGVAFKFAVIVTFVVSAFGQAWSPYAIRLLRDDPDYRRTYSKVLSIWLFCLAFIGLGIALFSGELLMTFTPAPYWPAAPVMIFVALGAAAFGTTQITAVGISLERRSGLLTCGAILSGATNFGLNLWLIPWAGAIGAAVATLISYLVLTLFFLYWTQRLHPIPLEKGRLLYGCSLFPLALGGLILIPDGNIVAWLVAVKLLVLILVLAGAVPVGLVSAKFLNSFLKLKP; encoded by the coding sequence ATGATTCGCAAGCTGGGGAAGGATGCTGCGATTTACGGTGGTGGAGATTTTCTTTTCAAGATCATTGGTTTCGCGGTTTTTCCGATTTATACGCATCTGTTTACTGTCGCCGAGTTTGGGACGATTGCGTTACTGGCGGCATCTTCAAGTCTGGTCGGCGTCTTCATCAACATCGGGGTGAACAACGCGGTCCAGCGGTTCTATTGGGACCCTGCCACTCCCGAGGAAGACCGCCCTCTGCTGGTGACCACCGGTTTTGTGCAATTGGTGATCACCGGCGTCGCGGTGACCACGCTCTTGTGGTTCGGTCTCGCCTGGCAACAGCAATTCATTGCGGACAAATACGCCATTCCCTGGAGTGCGCTGTCCTTGGCGCTGCTGGCGATCCTTCCGGACCAGATGCTGCAGTATCTGTTGGACGCGATTCGCCTGCGCTTTTCGCCGTTGCGTTTCCTGCTGATTTCGTTTTGCAAGAACATCCTGGGCATTGCCCTCGGCTTGGTCTTCGTGCTGCACTACGAGGGAGGATTGACGGGGATGTTCCTGGGCGCTCTTCTCGCCTCCCTCCTGACCGTGCCGCTTGGTCTCTGGATGGTGCGAGAGGATCTGGTGTGGAGATTCAGTGCGCGAATCCTGAAGACCCTGCTCCATTTCGGTTATCCCTTCGTTTTCGCCGGCATCGCATATTGGGTGTCCAATGCGATGGACAGATGGATGCTGGCACAACTTGGGAATTCGGTCGAGGTGGGCTTGTACGGTGTAGCGTTCAAGTTCGCCGTGATCGTCACGTTCGTTGTCAGCGCCTTTGGGCAGGCCTGGAGTCCGTATGCCATCCGCCTGCTGCGCGATGATCCGGACTACCGTCGGACATATAGCAAGGTATTGTCGATCTGGCTGTTCTGCCTGGCCTTCATTGGGCTTGGTATTGCGTTATTTTCCGGCGAGCTGCTTATGACGTTTACGCCGGCCCCATACTGGCCGGCGGCGCCGGTGATGATTTTTGTTGCGCTTGGCGCGGCGGCGTTCGGGACGACGCAAATCACGGCGGTTGGCATTTCGCTGGAAAGGAGAAGCGGACTTCTGACCTGCGGAGCGATCTTGTCCGGCGCCACTAATTTCGGACTCAACCTTTGGCTCATCCCCTGGGCCGGGGCAATCGGAGCGGCCGTTGCCACATTGATATCGTATCTCGTGTTGACCTTGTTTTTCCTTTATTGGACGCAGCGTCTCCATCCGATACCCTTGGAAAAAGGCCGGCTGCTTTATGGGTGCAGCTTGTTTCCGCTGGCGCTGGGTGGCCTGATATTGATTCCTGATGGCAATATTGTTGCCTGGTTGGTTGCCGTGAAACTTCTTGTGCTGATCCTGGTGCTGGCAGGCGCCGTACCGGTGGGATTGGTAAGTGCCAAATTCCTCAATTCCTTTTTGAAGCTGAAACCATAA
- the wecB gene encoding non-hydrolyzing UDP-N-acetylglucosamine 2-epimerase, whose protein sequence is MKIVTVVGARPQFIKAAAVSRAIAALPGAKEILLHTGQHYDNNMSDIFFDELGIPRPDYHLGVHGGGHGQMTGQMLIKIEEVLIKEAPDWVLVYGDTNSTLAGALAASKLHIPIAHVEAGLRSFNRRMPEEVNRVLTDHISTLLFAPTDSAVKNLAQEGVSQLAVRRVGDVMFDAALYYGRVAEASSTILQATGLQAGLYALATIHRSENTDDPQRLRQIIECLNHAAGHLDVVLPLHPRTRAAMERLDGGGRLSDRISVIDPVGYLDMVMLEKHARVIVTDSGGVQKEAYFHRVPCITLRDETEWVELVDCQWNTLVGTDAKQFKAGFEFACDDSRRPQWIANLYGDGSSAAEIARQLNAGTDRP, encoded by the coding sequence ATGAAGATAGTGACGGTGGTTGGCGCTCGCCCCCAATTCATTAAGGCGGCAGCAGTTTCTCGCGCAATTGCGGCCTTGCCGGGAGCGAAAGAGATTCTCCTGCATACTGGACAGCACTACGACAACAACATGTCGGATATATTTTTCGACGAGCTCGGCATTCCCAGGCCCGACTATCATCTTGGCGTTCACGGCGGTGGGCATGGCCAGATGACCGGCCAAATGCTGATCAAGATCGAAGAGGTTCTGATCAAGGAGGCGCCCGACTGGGTGCTGGTCTACGGCGATACCAATTCAACCTTGGCTGGCGCGTTGGCCGCATCCAAGTTGCATATTCCGATCGCGCACGTCGAGGCCGGGCTGCGCTCCTTCAATCGGCGCATGCCGGAAGAAGTCAACCGTGTATTGACGGACCATATTTCGACGCTGCTCTTCGCGCCGACCGATAGCGCCGTGAAGAATCTCGCGCAAGAGGGCGTTAGTCAGCTCGCCGTGCGCCGCGTAGGCGACGTGATGTTTGATGCGGCCTTGTATTACGGTCGCGTGGCAGAAGCCTCCAGCACCATCTTGCAAGCGACTGGGCTGCAGGCAGGACTCTATGCCCTGGCCACCATCCATCGCTCCGAGAACACCGACGACCCACAGCGTTTACGGCAGATCATTGAATGCCTCAATCATGCCGCGGGGCATTTGGATGTCGTACTGCCCTTGCACCCGCGCACCAGGGCGGCGATGGAACGCCTCGATGGCGGCGGCCGCCTGTCGGATCGCATCAGCGTGATCGACCCTGTGGGTTACCTCGACATGGTGATGCTGGAGAAGCATGCCCGCGTGATCGTGACCGACTCCGGTGGCGTGCAGAAGGAAGCGTATTTCCATCGGGTGCCGTGCATTACCCTGCGCGATGAAACGGAATGGGTTGAGTTGGTTGACTGCCAATGGAACACCCTGGTGGGAACAGACGCCAAGCAATTCAAGGCTGGTTTCGAGTTTGCCTGCGATGACAGCCGACGCCCGCAATGGATTGCCAATCTTTACGGTGACGGCAGCTCCGCCGCGGAAATCGCGCGCCAGCTCAACGCCGGCACTGACCGCCCTTGA
- a CDS encoding glycosyltransferase: protein MKVLHCPEIVGGNAQQLAKAEREVGLDSTAVALRGSSFGYKSDKMLLSKPVGRLRLELAKWELFFRAFSFDVVHFNFGQAIMPAPRPIDRVEFNWLQRRLIQAYFRVFELLDVKLLKACGKVTVMTYQGDDARQGDYCRENFPITFANEVDQAYYSPESDRLKRVRIAKYAKYVDRIFSLNPDLLHVLPEHAQFLPYCHIDLREWSVVERTPAEQNVRPVVLHAPSHRGVKGTRFILDAVSRLQEEGIDFEFVMVEGMRQDEARRLYERADILVDQLLAGWYGGIAVELMALGKPVIAYIREADLKFVPEEMRAQLPVVQAEPETIYEVLKRCLTTDRGLLPEMGMRSRRFVERWHDPHQIAVRMLETYKNCVREKNNGSGQIG from the coding sequence ATGAAGGTATTACACTGTCCCGAGATCGTCGGTGGCAATGCTCAGCAATTAGCCAAGGCCGAGCGCGAGGTCGGACTTGACAGTACGGCGGTCGCCCTGCGTGGTAGTAGTTTCGGCTATAAGAGCGACAAGATGCTCTTGTCTAAGCCGGTCGGGCGCCTGCGTCTGGAGCTGGCAAAGTGGGAATTATTTTTCCGGGCATTTTCCTTCGACGTCGTGCATTTCAATTTTGGCCAGGCAATCATGCCGGCGCCCCGTCCGATTGATCGCGTCGAATTCAACTGGCTGCAGCGTCGGCTGATTCAAGCGTATTTCCGTGTCTTTGAGCTATTGGATGTCAAATTGCTGAAGGCTTGCGGCAAGGTGACGGTCATGACATACCAGGGAGACGACGCGCGCCAGGGAGACTATTGCCGAGAGAATTTTCCCATCACGTTTGCCAACGAGGTGGACCAAGCCTACTACTCGCCTGAGTCCGATCGTCTCAAGCGGGTACGCATCGCGAAATACGCGAAATATGTGGATCGTATTTTTTCTTTGAATCCAGATCTGCTGCATGTCCTCCCTGAGCATGCACAATTTCTGCCGTATTGTCATATCGACTTGCGTGAATGGTCGGTGGTGGAGCGGACCCCAGCCGAGCAGAATGTCCGCCCCGTGGTGCTGCATGCGCCCAGCCATCGCGGGGTCAAAGGCACGCGTTTCATTTTGGACGCCGTGTCCCGCCTGCAGGAAGAGGGTATCGATTTCGAGTTCGTGATGGTCGAGGGCATGCGACAGGATGAGGCGCGGCGTCTCTATGAACGCGCTGATATTCTTGTTGATCAGCTACTGGCAGGTTGGTATGGCGGGATTGCGGTAGAGCTAATGGCTCTGGGCAAGCCGGTCATTGCATACATTCGGGAAGCGGACCTGAAATTCGTCCCGGAGGAAATGCGCGCGCAGTTGCCGGTGGTGCAGGCCGAGCCGGAAACGATCTACGAAGTGCTTAAACGTTGTCTGACCACGGATCGGGGTCTGCTCCCGGAGATGGGAATGCGCAGCAGGCGATTTGTGGAACGTTGGCACGATCCGCATCAGATTGCGGTGCGTATGCTTGAAACCTACAAGAACTGTGTCCGGGAAAAGAATAACGGTTCTGGTCAGATCGGGTAA